One window of Nitrospirota bacterium genomic DNA carries:
- a CDS encoding response regulator, which yields MKILIVDDNNDDRRLLKYNLERRNCAVIEASDGVEGLELAVVHKPDLIIADALMPRMDGFQFLRAVKTDEALKSIPFIFYSATYVGNKEAELAMSLGAEAFIAKPKEPDEFWSEVKDIIEGCSLKEGPSVSEELLKDDIEYLKKYSNIVATKLEKKIQELQDANALIEESEAFIRSILESVDEGFIVVDREYRIISANRAYLEMTGLPSEKVTGRHCYEVSHYLESPCYESGVDCVVKQTFDTGEPHTALHVHKKGGNPFYVETKSFPMKNAAGEIVSVIEIINDITEKCKLEDQLRQAQKMEAIGQIAAGISHDFNNILTAIIGYASILQIKMRPDDPLKIHLDQILASADRAASLTQSLLAFSRKQISNPSRVNLNSVIGRVEKFLVRVIGEDIELTTTLIGGDLTVLADTSQLEQVFMNLATNARDAMPNGGTLSISTEIVHLDRGFIRMHGYGEPGAYVLIAFTDTGTGMDKKTMDRIFDPFFTTKEVGKGTGLGLSIVYGIVKQHSGYINCYSEPGKGTTFRIYLPIIKAEDVKEAIIAEPAAPAGGTETILVAEDDDAVRKLTTHLLEESGYKVIEAVNGEDAVERFMTYRDKIHLLLFDLIMPRINGREAYEKIRNIRLVKVLFTSGYPEEHIYKQDILAEGLDFIAKPAPPAALLRKLREVLDK from the coding sequence ATGAAGATATTGATAGTTGACGACAACAACGATGACAGAAGACTTTTAAAATACAATCTGGAGCGCCGCAATTGCGCCGTCATTGAGGCAAGTGACGGAGTGGAGGGACTTGAGCTTGCGGTTGTTCATAAACCCGACCTCATAATCGCGGACGCGCTTATGCCGAGGATGGACGGCTTTCAGTTTCTCAGGGCGGTCAAGACAGATGAGGCCCTGAAATCGATCCCGTTTATTTTTTATTCAGCTACATATGTCGGCAATAAGGAAGCCGAGCTTGCCATGTCCCTCGGGGCGGAGGCGTTTATTGCCAAACCCAAAGAGCCTGATGAATTCTGGAGTGAAGTAAAAGACATTATTGAGGGATGCAGCCTTAAAGAGGGACCGTCCGTCTCAGAAGAACTGCTCAAAGATGACATAGAGTATCTTAAGAAATACAGTAACATTGTTGCCACCAAGCTGGAGAAAAAAATTCAGGAGCTTCAGGATGCGAATGCGCTGATAGAGGAGTCTGAGGCATTCATAAGAAGTATCCTTGAGAGCGTGGATGAAGGTTTTATTGTCGTTGATCGTGAATACAGGATCATATCCGCAAACAGGGCGTATCTTGAAATGACAGGTCTCCCGTCTGAAAAAGTCACAGGCAGGCACTGCTATGAAGTTTCACATTACCTGGAAAGTCCGTGCTACGAATCGGGAGTGGACTGTGTTGTAAAACAAACCTTCGATACCGGAGAGCCTCACACAGCCCTGCATGTTCACAAGAAGGGAGGCAATCCTTTTTACGTGGAGACAAAATCCTTTCCCATGAAAAATGCCGCAGGGGAGATAGTATCTGTAATTGAGATCATCAATGATATAACTGAAAAATGCAAACTTGAAGACCAGCTCCGCCAGGCACAGAAGATGGAGGCGATCGGGCAGATCGCGGCAGGGATCTCCCACGACTTTAATAACATCCTGACAGCAATAATCGGATATGCCAGCATATTGCAGATAAAGATGAGGCCTGATGACCCGTTAAAAATACATCTCGACCAGATACTCGCCTCAGCGGACAGGGCCGCGTCCCTCACACAAAGCCTGCTCGCCTTCAGCAGGAAACAGATAAGCAATCCTTCAAGAGTAAACCTTAACTCTGTTATCGGGAGGGTGGAAAAGTTTCTCGTCAGGGTAATAGGAGAAGATATTGAGCTTACGACAACACTCATTGGCGGGGATTTAACTGTGTTGGCTGATACCTCCCAGTTGGAGCAGGTATTCATGAACCTTGCGACAAATGCCCGTGACGCAATGCCGAACGGAGGCACATTAAGCATAAGCACGGAGATCGTGCACCTGGACAGGGGATTTATAAGGATGCATGGTTATGGAGAACCCGGGGCATATGTCCTTATAGCCTTTACTGACACCGGGACCGGCATGGATAAAAAGACAATGGACAGGATATTCGATCCTTTTTTTACAACCAAAGAGGTCGGAAAGGGCACGGGACTCGGACTTTCCATTGTATATGGGATCGTAAAGCAGCACAGCGGATACATAAATTGTTACAGCGAACCGGGGAAGGGCACGACCTTCAGGATCTACCTGCCAATTATAAAAGCGGAAGATGTCAAAGAAGCAATAATAGCCGAGCCTGCGGCGCCTGCCGGGGGGACAGAGACAATACTGGTGGCTGAAGATGATGACGCGGTCAGAAAACTCACGACCCATTTGCTTGAGGAATCGGGTTATAAAGTCATTGAGGCGGTCAATGGAGAGGACGCGGTGGAGAGATTCATGACGTACAGGGATAAAATCCACCTCCTTTTGTTTGATCTCATAATGCCGAGGATAAACGGCAGAGAGGCCTATGAGAAGATAAGAAATATAAGGCTCGTTAAAGTTCTTTTTACAAGCGGGTATCCTGAAGAGCACATTTATAAGCAGGACATACTTGCGGAGGGGCTTGACTTCATTGCGAAACCGGCGCCTCCCGCGGCCCTTTTACGCAAGCTTAGAGAAGTTCTCGATAAATGA
- a CDS encoding response regulator, with the protein MKKVLVIEDNADNLRLITYALERSGYEVVPAATGEEGIELASSLRPFFIIVDINLPGIDGLETTRRIRNMEAGRGIPVVAITSFAMQGDMERILAAGCNAYFEKPIDPLTIVDRIHKSIGLKVQNEDIDS; encoded by the coding sequence ATGAAAAAGGTCCTGGTAATAGAAGATAACGCGGACAATCTGCGGCTTATAACCTACGCGCTTGAGCGGAGCGGATATGAGGTTGTTCCGGCAGCCACAGGCGAAGAGGGTATTGAGCTCGCGTCGAGCCTGCGTCCCTTTTTCATTATTGTGGATATAAACCTGCCCGGCATTGACGGGCTTGAGACCACAAGGCGGATAAGGAACATGGAGGCAGGGCGCGGCATTCCCGTTGTGGCAATAACTTCTTTCGCCATGCAGGGCGACATGGAGAGGATTTTAGCCGCAGGGTGCAACGCATACTTTGAAAAACCGATTGATCCCCTCACTATTGTAGACCGTATCCACAAATCTATTGGGCTGAAGGTGCAAAATGAAGATATTGATAGTTGA